The following are encoded in a window of Cygnus olor isolate bCygOlo1 chromosome 21, bCygOlo1.pri.v2, whole genome shotgun sequence genomic DNA:
- the PLEKHG5 gene encoding pleckstrin homology domain-containing family G member 5 isoform X3 encodes MHFDGHIRFDLPPQGSILARNVSTRSCPPRTSPASDVEEDDEGPADGRGDRKSSALKLPKKKARRRHTDDPSKECFTLKFDLNVDIEAEIVPAMKKKSLGEVLLPVFERKAIEQSKVDIYLDQSNTPLSLHFEAYRFGGHYLRVKAKPGDELKVEQAARDARSASLPILRPAGTAALFGPVLEPVLGRREGAEVLAPGRRRKNMTEFLGDASIPGPELSPHGSGSLPTNGTDTWKNRAASRFSGFFSSGAGTGPFGREVDKMEQLESKLHTYSSFGLPKLPPQLRFDQDSWEEDGDDSSLALEDSWQQIIEGTEALTRRQCHQQEAIWELLHTEATYIRKLKVITDLFLCCLLNLQESGLLCEVDAERLFGNIREIIQLHRSLWSSVMAPVLDKARRTKALLDPVDFLKGFKTFGSLFKPYIQYCMEEEGCMEYMRTLLRDSELFRAYVTWAEKHKQCSRLKLSDMLVKPHQRLTKYPLLLKSVLKKTDDARTRDAILTMIGSVEHFINHVNSRMRQRQEQQRLAAILSRIDAYEVVEGSTDEVDKLLKEFLRLDLTAPMPGTSPDDTRQLLLEGSLKMREGKDSKMDVYCFLFTDLFLITKPVKKAERTKVVRQPLLVDKVVCRELKDPGSFLLIYLNEFGSAVAAYTFQASGQSLCRSWVEALHNAQNLLQRLRLQELQRGQCQRLQEEEEEEEEEEDGESSTSAASSPTVLRRSSTSLDSQQCPSDGSTETISVLVVDGSDELSSPDLDVGPFGSPSDSTSVSTGTSVSTGTSSSTLIRELPTDTLPLPQGPAAQPSSCRSASIDSAYGTLSPASLRDFTRQQDVVAEEGRDVPTPRPPSPRLRRRTPVQLLPCKAQVLKSKSEASLLQLLASPPAPLSQSRSLSDLCAAPPSPPLPQRTGCAPGHPAAPSTGSSSGDSTSELSEPEEHAETPGPALGQPSRGPQPPARRTLSDPPSAQHRKLTLAQLYRIRTTLLLNSTLTASEV; translated from the exons ATGCACTTCGACGGGCACATCCGCTTCGACTTGCCCCCGCAAG GCTCCATCCTGGCCCGCAACGTGTCCACCCGCTCGTGCCCCCCGCGCACCAGCCCTGCCTCCGACGTGGAGGAAGACGACGAGGGACCGGCGGACGGGAGGGG ggaCAGGAAGAGCTCGGCGCTGAAGCTGCCCAAGAAGAAGGCTCGGCGCAGACACACGGAT GACCCCAGCAAGGAGTGCTTCACCCTGAAGTTCGACCTGAATGTCGACATCGAGGCGGAGATCGTGCCGgccatgaaaaagaaatccctgGG ggaggtgctgctgccGGTCTTTGAGAGGAAGGCGATCGAGCAGAGCAAGGTGGACATCTACCTGGACCAGTCCAACACACCGCTCTCCCTCCACTTCGAGGCGTACCGCTTCGGGGGACACTACCTGCGGGTGAAAG CCAAGCCCGGGGACGAGCTGAAGGTGGAGCAGGCAGCACGGGATGCCCGGTCGGCCAGCCTGCCCATCCTGCGCCCCGCTGGCACCGCTGCGCTCTTCGGGCCAGTGCTGGAGCCGGTGCTGGGCCGCCGGGAGGGTGCTGAGGTCCTG GCTCCAGGCAGGCGGAGGAAGAACATGACGGAGTTCCTGGGGGACGCCAGCATCCCTGGCCCCGAGCTGTCCCCACACGGCAGTGGCTCCCTGCCCACCAATGGCACCGACACCTGGAAGAACCGTGCCGCCAGCCGCTTCAGCGGCTTCTTCAGCTCCGGCGCTGGCACCGGCCCCTTCGGGCGG GAGGTGGATAAGatggagcagctggagagcaaGCTGCACACCTACAGCAGCTTCGGGCTGCCCAAGCTGCCGCCGCAGCTCCGCTTCGACCAGGACTCCTGGGAGGAGGACGGGGATGACAGCAGCCTGGCGCTGGAGGACAGCTGGCAGCAAATCATCGAGGGCACGGAG GCCCTGACACGCCGGCAGTGCCACCAGCAGGAAGCCatctgggagctgctgcacaCCGAGGCCACCTACATCCGCAAGCTCAAAGTCATCACCGAC ctcttcctctgctgcctgctgaacCTGCAGGAGTCGGGGCTGCTGTGCGAG GTGGATGCCGAGCGACTCTTTGGCAACATCAGGGAGATCATCCAGCTGCACCGCAGCCTGTGGAGCAGCGTCATGGCCCCGGTGCTGGACAAGGCCCGCCGGACCAAGGCGCTGCTCGACCCCGTGGACTTCCTCAAGGGCTTCAAGACG TTCGGCTCGCTCTTCAAGCCCTACATCCAGTACTGcatggaggaggagggctgcaTGGAGTACATGCGAACGCTGCTGCGGGACAGCGAGCTCTTCCGTGCCTACGTGACG TGGGCCGAGAAGCACAAGCAGTGCAGCCGCCTGAAGCTCAGCGACATGCTGGTGAAGCCACACCAGCGCCTCACCAAGTACCCGCTGCTCCTCAAGTCTGTGCTGAAGAAGACTGACGATGCGCGCACCCGTGATGCTATCCTCACCATG ATCGGCTCCGTGGAGCACTTCATCAACCACGTCAACTCACGTATGCGGCAGCGTCAGGAGCAGCAGCGCCTGGCTGCCATCCTCAGCCGCATCGATGCCTACGAGGTGGTGGAGGGCAGCACGGATGAGGTGGACAAG CTGCTGAAGGAGTTCCTGCGGCTGGACCTGACGGCCCCCATGCCCGGCACCTCCCCGGACGACACCCGGCAGCTCCTCCTTGAGGGCAGCCTGAAGATGCGGGAAGGTAAAGACAGCAAG ATGGATGTCTACTGCTTCCTCTTCACTGACCTCTTCCTCATCACCAAGCCTGTCAAGAAGGCTGAGCGCACCAAGGTGGTCCGGCAGCCCTTGCTGGTGGACAAGGTCGTCTGTCGGGAGCTGAAGGACCCAG gctccttcctcctcatctACCTGAATGAGTTTGGGAGTGCTGTGGCTGCCTACACCTTCCAGGCCAGTGGGCAGTCGCTGTGCCGCAGCTGGGTCGAGGCGCTGCACAACGCGCAG aaCCTGCTGCAGCGGCTAcgtctgcaggagctgcagcgcGGGCAGTGCCAGCGCctgcaggaagaggaagaagaggaggaggaggaggaagatggtgAGAGCAGCACCTCAGCCGCCAGCTCGCCCACTGTCCTGCGCcgcagcagcaccagcctggACTCCCAGCAGTG CCCCTCGGATGGCTCCACTGAGACCATCTCGGTGTTGGTGGTGGATGGTAGTGATGAGCTCTCCTCCCCGGACTTGGACGTGGGGCCGTTTGGTTCACCATCAGACAGCACCTCCGTGAGCACCGGCACCTCTGTGAGCACCggcacctccagcagcaccttgATCAGAGAGCTGCCCACGGAcaccctgcccctgccccagggcccggccgcccagcccagcagctgccgcTCGGCATCCATCGACAGCGCTTACGGCACGCTCTCGCCCGCCTCGCTGCGGGACTTTACCCGGCAGCAGGATGTGGTGGCCGAGGAGGGGCGGGATGTCCCAACCCCGCGGCCGCCTTCACCCCGGCTGCGCCGCCGGACAcctgtgcagctcctgccctgcaagGCCCAGGTGCTCAAGTCCAAGTCGGAGgccagcctcctgcagctgctggccagccccccggccccgctcagcCAGAGCCGGAGCCTCTCCGACCTCtgtgcagccccccccagccccccgctcccccagcGGACTGGATGTGCCCCGGGGCACCCAGCCGCCCCCAGcaccggcagcagcagcggtgACTCCACTTCTGAGCTCTCGGAGCCGGAGGAACACGCAGAGACCCCAGGGCCCGCCCTGGGCCAGCCCAGCCGTGGCCCAcagccccccgcccgccgcacCCTCTCGGACCCGCCGTCGGCACAGCACCGCAAGCTGACGCTGGCCCAGCTCTACCGGATCCGGACCACCTTGCTCCTCAACTCCACGCTGACGGCCTC GGAGGTCTGA
- the PLEKHG5 gene encoding pleckstrin homology domain-containing family G member 5 isoform X1 — protein MFLYWKKRGTYELGTLPPALAGLEYRAVERFSWSSSLDITEELADERCPAEEQGLHCQHPDCTDKRRAAKVCHHAECQQLNHSSPLSLCEVCDGRLHGAMHFDGHIRFDLPPQGSILARNVSTRSCPPRTSPASDVEEDDEGPADGRGDRKSSALKLPKKKARRRHTDDPSKECFTLKFDLNVDIEAEIVPAMKKKSLGEVLLPVFERKAIEQSKVDIYLDQSNTPLSLHFEAYRFGGHYLRVKAKPGDELKVEQAARDARSASLPILRPAGTAALFGPVLEPVLGRREGAEVLAPGRRRKNMTEFLGDASIPGPELSPHGSGSLPTNGTDTWKNRAASRFSGFFSSGAGTGPFGREVDKMEQLESKLHTYSSFGLPKLPPQLRFDQDSWEEDGDDSSLALEDSWQQIIEGTEALTRRQCHQQEAIWELLHTEATYIRKLKVITDLFLCCLLNLQESGLLCEVDAERLFGNIREIIQLHRSLWSSVMAPVLDKARRTKALLDPVDFLKGFKTFGSLFKPYIQYCMEEEGCMEYMRTLLRDSELFRAYVTWAEKHKQCSRLKLSDMLVKPHQRLTKYPLLLKSVLKKTDDARTRDAILTMIGSVEHFINHVNSRMRQRQEQQRLAAILSRIDAYEVVEGSTDEVDKLLKEFLRLDLTAPMPGTSPDDTRQLLLEGSLKMREGKDSKMDVYCFLFTDLFLITKPVKKAERTKVVRQPLLVDKVVCRELKDPGSFLLIYLNEFGSAVAAYTFQASGQSLCRSWVEALHNAQNLLQRLRLQELQRGQCQRLQEEEEEEEEEEDGESSTSAASSPTVLRRSSTSLDSQQCPSDGSTETISVLVVDGSDELSSPDLDVGPFGSPSDSTSVSTGTSVSTGTSSSTLIRELPTDTLPLPQGPAAQPSSCRSASIDSAYGTLSPASLRDFTRQQDVVAEEGRDVPTPRPPSPRLRRRTPVQLLPCKAQVLKSKSEASLLQLLASPPAPLSQSRSLSDLCAAPPSPPLPQRTGCAPGHPAAPSTGSSSGDSTSELSEPEEHAETPGPALGQPSRGPQPPARRTLSDPPSAQHRKLTLAQLYRIRTTLLLNSTLTASEV, from the exons GTATGCCACCACGCCGAGTGCCAGCAGCTGAACCACAGCAGCCCCCTCAGCCTGTGTGAGGTCTGCGACGGCCGCCTCCACGGTGCCATGCACTTCGACGGGCACATCCGCTTCGACTTGCCCCCGCAAG GCTCCATCCTGGCCCGCAACGTGTCCACCCGCTCGTGCCCCCCGCGCACCAGCCCTGCCTCCGACGTGGAGGAAGACGACGAGGGACCGGCGGACGGGAGGGG ggaCAGGAAGAGCTCGGCGCTGAAGCTGCCCAAGAAGAAGGCTCGGCGCAGACACACGGAT GACCCCAGCAAGGAGTGCTTCACCCTGAAGTTCGACCTGAATGTCGACATCGAGGCGGAGATCGTGCCGgccatgaaaaagaaatccctgGG ggaggtgctgctgccGGTCTTTGAGAGGAAGGCGATCGAGCAGAGCAAGGTGGACATCTACCTGGACCAGTCCAACACACCGCTCTCCCTCCACTTCGAGGCGTACCGCTTCGGGGGACACTACCTGCGGGTGAAAG CCAAGCCCGGGGACGAGCTGAAGGTGGAGCAGGCAGCACGGGATGCCCGGTCGGCCAGCCTGCCCATCCTGCGCCCCGCTGGCACCGCTGCGCTCTTCGGGCCAGTGCTGGAGCCGGTGCTGGGCCGCCGGGAGGGTGCTGAGGTCCTG GCTCCAGGCAGGCGGAGGAAGAACATGACGGAGTTCCTGGGGGACGCCAGCATCCCTGGCCCCGAGCTGTCCCCACACGGCAGTGGCTCCCTGCCCACCAATGGCACCGACACCTGGAAGAACCGTGCCGCCAGCCGCTTCAGCGGCTTCTTCAGCTCCGGCGCTGGCACCGGCCCCTTCGGGCGG GAGGTGGATAAGatggagcagctggagagcaaGCTGCACACCTACAGCAGCTTCGGGCTGCCCAAGCTGCCGCCGCAGCTCCGCTTCGACCAGGACTCCTGGGAGGAGGACGGGGATGACAGCAGCCTGGCGCTGGAGGACAGCTGGCAGCAAATCATCGAGGGCACGGAG GCCCTGACACGCCGGCAGTGCCACCAGCAGGAAGCCatctgggagctgctgcacaCCGAGGCCACCTACATCCGCAAGCTCAAAGTCATCACCGAC ctcttcctctgctgcctgctgaacCTGCAGGAGTCGGGGCTGCTGTGCGAG GTGGATGCCGAGCGACTCTTTGGCAACATCAGGGAGATCATCCAGCTGCACCGCAGCCTGTGGAGCAGCGTCATGGCCCCGGTGCTGGACAAGGCCCGCCGGACCAAGGCGCTGCTCGACCCCGTGGACTTCCTCAAGGGCTTCAAGACG TTCGGCTCGCTCTTCAAGCCCTACATCCAGTACTGcatggaggaggagggctgcaTGGAGTACATGCGAACGCTGCTGCGGGACAGCGAGCTCTTCCGTGCCTACGTGACG TGGGCCGAGAAGCACAAGCAGTGCAGCCGCCTGAAGCTCAGCGACATGCTGGTGAAGCCACACCAGCGCCTCACCAAGTACCCGCTGCTCCTCAAGTCTGTGCTGAAGAAGACTGACGATGCGCGCACCCGTGATGCTATCCTCACCATG ATCGGCTCCGTGGAGCACTTCATCAACCACGTCAACTCACGTATGCGGCAGCGTCAGGAGCAGCAGCGCCTGGCTGCCATCCTCAGCCGCATCGATGCCTACGAGGTGGTGGAGGGCAGCACGGATGAGGTGGACAAG CTGCTGAAGGAGTTCCTGCGGCTGGACCTGACGGCCCCCATGCCCGGCACCTCCCCGGACGACACCCGGCAGCTCCTCCTTGAGGGCAGCCTGAAGATGCGGGAAGGTAAAGACAGCAAG ATGGATGTCTACTGCTTCCTCTTCACTGACCTCTTCCTCATCACCAAGCCTGTCAAGAAGGCTGAGCGCACCAAGGTGGTCCGGCAGCCCTTGCTGGTGGACAAGGTCGTCTGTCGGGAGCTGAAGGACCCAG gctccttcctcctcatctACCTGAATGAGTTTGGGAGTGCTGTGGCTGCCTACACCTTCCAGGCCAGTGGGCAGTCGCTGTGCCGCAGCTGGGTCGAGGCGCTGCACAACGCGCAG aaCCTGCTGCAGCGGCTAcgtctgcaggagctgcagcgcGGGCAGTGCCAGCGCctgcaggaagaggaagaagaggaggaggaggaggaagatggtgAGAGCAGCACCTCAGCCGCCAGCTCGCCCACTGTCCTGCGCcgcagcagcaccagcctggACTCCCAGCAGTG CCCCTCGGATGGCTCCACTGAGACCATCTCGGTGTTGGTGGTGGATGGTAGTGATGAGCTCTCCTCCCCGGACTTGGACGTGGGGCCGTTTGGTTCACCATCAGACAGCACCTCCGTGAGCACCGGCACCTCTGTGAGCACCggcacctccagcagcaccttgATCAGAGAGCTGCCCACGGAcaccctgcccctgccccagggcccggccgcccagcccagcagctgccgcTCGGCATCCATCGACAGCGCTTACGGCACGCTCTCGCCCGCCTCGCTGCGGGACTTTACCCGGCAGCAGGATGTGGTGGCCGAGGAGGGGCGGGATGTCCCAACCCCGCGGCCGCCTTCACCCCGGCTGCGCCGCCGGACAcctgtgcagctcctgccctgcaagGCCCAGGTGCTCAAGTCCAAGTCGGAGgccagcctcctgcagctgctggccagccccccggccccgctcagcCAGAGCCGGAGCCTCTCCGACCTCtgtgcagccccccccagccccccgctcccccagcGGACTGGATGTGCCCCGGGGCACCCAGCCGCCCCCAGcaccggcagcagcagcggtgACTCCACTTCTGAGCTCTCGGAGCCGGAGGAACACGCAGAGACCCCAGGGCCCGCCCTGGGCCAGCCCAGCCGTGGCCCAcagccccccgcccgccgcacCCTCTCGGACCCGCCGTCGGCACAGCACCGCAAGCTGACGCTGGCCCAGCTCTACCGGATCCGGACCACCTTGCTCCTCAACTCCACGCTGACGGCCTC GGAGGTCTGA
- the PLEKHG5 gene encoding pleckstrin homology domain-containing family G member 5 isoform X2 — MSSAAAKRGSPPRSWLNLRRATHERCPAEEQGLHCQHPDCTDKRRAAKVCHHAECQQLNHSSPLSLCEVCDGRLHGAMHFDGHIRFDLPPQGSILARNVSTRSCPPRTSPASDVEEDDEGPADGRGDRKSSALKLPKKKARRRHTDDPSKECFTLKFDLNVDIEAEIVPAMKKKSLGEVLLPVFERKAIEQSKVDIYLDQSNTPLSLHFEAYRFGGHYLRVKAKPGDELKVEQAARDARSASLPILRPAGTAALFGPVLEPVLGRREGAEVLAPGRRRKNMTEFLGDASIPGPELSPHGSGSLPTNGTDTWKNRAASRFSGFFSSGAGTGPFGREVDKMEQLESKLHTYSSFGLPKLPPQLRFDQDSWEEDGDDSSLALEDSWQQIIEGTEALTRRQCHQQEAIWELLHTEATYIRKLKVITDLFLCCLLNLQESGLLCEVDAERLFGNIREIIQLHRSLWSSVMAPVLDKARRTKALLDPVDFLKGFKTFGSLFKPYIQYCMEEEGCMEYMRTLLRDSELFRAYVTWAEKHKQCSRLKLSDMLVKPHQRLTKYPLLLKSVLKKTDDARTRDAILTMIGSVEHFINHVNSRMRQRQEQQRLAAILSRIDAYEVVEGSTDEVDKLLKEFLRLDLTAPMPGTSPDDTRQLLLEGSLKMREGKDSKMDVYCFLFTDLFLITKPVKKAERTKVVRQPLLVDKVVCRELKDPGSFLLIYLNEFGSAVAAYTFQASGQSLCRSWVEALHNAQNLLQRLRLQELQRGQCQRLQEEEEEEEEEEDGESSTSAASSPTVLRRSSTSLDSQQCPSDGSTETISVLVVDGSDELSSPDLDVGPFGSPSDSTSVSTGTSVSTGTSSSTLIRELPTDTLPLPQGPAAQPSSCRSASIDSAYGTLSPASLRDFTRQQDVVAEEGRDVPTPRPPSPRLRRRTPVQLLPCKAQVLKSKSEASLLQLLASPPAPLSQSRSLSDLCAAPPSPPLPQRTGCAPGHPAAPSTGSSSGDSTSELSEPEEHAETPGPALGQPSRGPQPPARRTLSDPPSAQHRKLTLAQLYRIRTTLLLNSTLTASEV; from the exons GTATGCCACCACGCCGAGTGCCAGCAGCTGAACCACAGCAGCCCCCTCAGCCTGTGTGAGGTCTGCGACGGCCGCCTCCACGGTGCCATGCACTTCGACGGGCACATCCGCTTCGACTTGCCCCCGCAAG GCTCCATCCTGGCCCGCAACGTGTCCACCCGCTCGTGCCCCCCGCGCACCAGCCCTGCCTCCGACGTGGAGGAAGACGACGAGGGACCGGCGGACGGGAGGGG ggaCAGGAAGAGCTCGGCGCTGAAGCTGCCCAAGAAGAAGGCTCGGCGCAGACACACGGAT GACCCCAGCAAGGAGTGCTTCACCCTGAAGTTCGACCTGAATGTCGACATCGAGGCGGAGATCGTGCCGgccatgaaaaagaaatccctgGG ggaggtgctgctgccGGTCTTTGAGAGGAAGGCGATCGAGCAGAGCAAGGTGGACATCTACCTGGACCAGTCCAACACACCGCTCTCCCTCCACTTCGAGGCGTACCGCTTCGGGGGACACTACCTGCGGGTGAAAG CCAAGCCCGGGGACGAGCTGAAGGTGGAGCAGGCAGCACGGGATGCCCGGTCGGCCAGCCTGCCCATCCTGCGCCCCGCTGGCACCGCTGCGCTCTTCGGGCCAGTGCTGGAGCCGGTGCTGGGCCGCCGGGAGGGTGCTGAGGTCCTG GCTCCAGGCAGGCGGAGGAAGAACATGACGGAGTTCCTGGGGGACGCCAGCATCCCTGGCCCCGAGCTGTCCCCACACGGCAGTGGCTCCCTGCCCACCAATGGCACCGACACCTGGAAGAACCGTGCCGCCAGCCGCTTCAGCGGCTTCTTCAGCTCCGGCGCTGGCACCGGCCCCTTCGGGCGG GAGGTGGATAAGatggagcagctggagagcaaGCTGCACACCTACAGCAGCTTCGGGCTGCCCAAGCTGCCGCCGCAGCTCCGCTTCGACCAGGACTCCTGGGAGGAGGACGGGGATGACAGCAGCCTGGCGCTGGAGGACAGCTGGCAGCAAATCATCGAGGGCACGGAG GCCCTGACACGCCGGCAGTGCCACCAGCAGGAAGCCatctgggagctgctgcacaCCGAGGCCACCTACATCCGCAAGCTCAAAGTCATCACCGAC ctcttcctctgctgcctgctgaacCTGCAGGAGTCGGGGCTGCTGTGCGAG GTGGATGCCGAGCGACTCTTTGGCAACATCAGGGAGATCATCCAGCTGCACCGCAGCCTGTGGAGCAGCGTCATGGCCCCGGTGCTGGACAAGGCCCGCCGGACCAAGGCGCTGCTCGACCCCGTGGACTTCCTCAAGGGCTTCAAGACG TTCGGCTCGCTCTTCAAGCCCTACATCCAGTACTGcatggaggaggagggctgcaTGGAGTACATGCGAACGCTGCTGCGGGACAGCGAGCTCTTCCGTGCCTACGTGACG TGGGCCGAGAAGCACAAGCAGTGCAGCCGCCTGAAGCTCAGCGACATGCTGGTGAAGCCACACCAGCGCCTCACCAAGTACCCGCTGCTCCTCAAGTCTGTGCTGAAGAAGACTGACGATGCGCGCACCCGTGATGCTATCCTCACCATG ATCGGCTCCGTGGAGCACTTCATCAACCACGTCAACTCACGTATGCGGCAGCGTCAGGAGCAGCAGCGCCTGGCTGCCATCCTCAGCCGCATCGATGCCTACGAGGTGGTGGAGGGCAGCACGGATGAGGTGGACAAG CTGCTGAAGGAGTTCCTGCGGCTGGACCTGACGGCCCCCATGCCCGGCACCTCCCCGGACGACACCCGGCAGCTCCTCCTTGAGGGCAGCCTGAAGATGCGGGAAGGTAAAGACAGCAAG ATGGATGTCTACTGCTTCCTCTTCACTGACCTCTTCCTCATCACCAAGCCTGTCAAGAAGGCTGAGCGCACCAAGGTGGTCCGGCAGCCCTTGCTGGTGGACAAGGTCGTCTGTCGGGAGCTGAAGGACCCAG gctccttcctcctcatctACCTGAATGAGTTTGGGAGTGCTGTGGCTGCCTACACCTTCCAGGCCAGTGGGCAGTCGCTGTGCCGCAGCTGGGTCGAGGCGCTGCACAACGCGCAG aaCCTGCTGCAGCGGCTAcgtctgcaggagctgcagcgcGGGCAGTGCCAGCGCctgcaggaagaggaagaagaggaggaggaggaggaagatggtgAGAGCAGCACCTCAGCCGCCAGCTCGCCCACTGTCCTGCGCcgcagcagcaccagcctggACTCCCAGCAGTG CCCCTCGGATGGCTCCACTGAGACCATCTCGGTGTTGGTGGTGGATGGTAGTGATGAGCTCTCCTCCCCGGACTTGGACGTGGGGCCGTTTGGTTCACCATCAGACAGCACCTCCGTGAGCACCGGCACCTCTGTGAGCACCggcacctccagcagcaccttgATCAGAGAGCTGCCCACGGAcaccctgcccctgccccagggcccggccgcccagcccagcagctgccgcTCGGCATCCATCGACAGCGCTTACGGCACGCTCTCGCCCGCCTCGCTGCGGGACTTTACCCGGCAGCAGGATGTGGTGGCCGAGGAGGGGCGGGATGTCCCAACCCCGCGGCCGCCTTCACCCCGGCTGCGCCGCCGGACAcctgtgcagctcctgccctgcaagGCCCAGGTGCTCAAGTCCAAGTCGGAGgccagcctcctgcagctgctggccagccccccggccccgctcagcCAGAGCCGGAGCCTCTCCGACCTCtgtgcagccccccccagccccccgctcccccagcGGACTGGATGTGCCCCGGGGCACCCAGCCGCCCCCAGcaccggcagcagcagcggtgACTCCACTTCTGAGCTCTCGGAGCCGGAGGAACACGCAGAGACCCCAGGGCCCGCCCTGGGCCAGCCCAGCCGTGGCCCAcagccccccgcccgccgcacCCTCTCGGACCCGCCGTCGGCACAGCACCGCAAGCTGACGCTGGCCCAGCTCTACCGGATCCGGACCACCTTGCTCCTCAACTCCACGCTGACGGCCTC GGAGGTCTGA